GGCATGAAGCTTTAGCGATTATCGGCGCGATCTCCTTGTTTGGAGTCTTATTTTATGCGATCCAAAAAACGACCTTCGTTTCTTCAGGCACATTGGATGCTGGCAAGGACAACACACTAGAAATTGGGAAGCTGCTTTATAATGAGCACGTCATTCCTTTTGAAATTATGTCCGTGCTGCTGACGGTAGCTTTCATTGGTGCCATCGTAGTTGCGAAAAGAGAGGAGGATTAGCCGTGGGTTCAATTATTACGCCCTATCTCACATTAGCTGCTATCCTGTTCTGCATAGGTTTGTACGGGGCTTTATCCAAAAAGAACGGGGTCATTGTTCTGCTCTCCATCGAGCTGATGCTTAATGCCGTGAACTTGAATCTGATTGCCTTTTCCAAATTGGGTGATCACCCGGCGCTGACAGGTCAGATTTTCTCGTTGTTCAACATTACGATCGCAGCTGCTGAAGCAGCAGTCGGGATTGCCATTCTGATTACGATTTATCGCAACAAAGGGACAGTAGATGTAACGGATTTGGATTCTATGAAGCGCTAGGAGGCTAACAAGGATATGGTATCGGACTATTCACAGTACGCCTGGCTCATTCCGTTGTTTCCGCTGATTGCTTTTCTAGCGCTTACGGCTATGGGACGTCAACTCAAGGATTTGGGCATTTACATTAGTATTTTCGCCATGCTAGCCTCATTTATCATTGCCGTTTTGATATTCGTCGAACGTGTTGGCGGCAATGTGGAGGACTATACGTGGGATAAATTGCAGTGGCTGCAAGTAGGCGATTTCACGCTGAAAATGGGGTTTGAAGTTAACAATTTAAACTCCTTGATGCTCGTGATTGTCACATTGGTTTCCCTGCTTGTTAATATTTATTCCAAAGGCTATATGAAAGGCGACGAGCGAATTCACGTATTTTTTGGATACATC
Above is a genomic segment from Paenibacillus sp. HWE-109 containing:
- the nuoK gene encoding NADH-quinone oxidoreductase subunit NuoK; amino-acid sequence: MGSIITPYLTLAAILFCIGLYGALSKKNGVIVLLSIELMLNAVNLNLIAFSKLGDHPALTGQIFSLFNITIAAAEAAVGIAILITIYRNKGTVDVTDLDSMKR